A region of Saimiri boliviensis isolate mSaiBol1 chromosome 8, mSaiBol1.pri, whole genome shotgun sequence DNA encodes the following proteins:
- the COMMD3 gene encoding COMM domain-containing protein 3 isoform X1: protein MELSESVQKGFQMLADPGSFDSNAFTLLLRAAFQSLLDAQADEAVLDHPDLKHIDPVVLKYCHAAAATYILEAGKHRADKSTLSAYLEDCKFDRERTELFCTEYQNNKNSLETLLGSIGRSLPHITDVSWRLEYQIKTNQLHKMYRPAYLVTLNVQNTDSQSYPEISFSCSMEQLQDLVGKLKDASKSLERATQL, encoded by the exons ATGGAGCTCTCGGAGTCTGTGCAGAAAGGCTTCCAGATGCTGGCGGATCCCGGCTCCTTCGACTCGAACGCCTTCACGCTTCTCCTCCGGGCGGCTTTCCAGAGCCTGCTGGACGCCCAGGCGGACGAGGCCGTGTTAG atcATCCAGACTTGAAACATATCGACccagtggttttaaaatattgtcatgCAGCAGCTGCAACTTACATACTAGAGGCAGGAAAGCACCGAGCTGACAAGTCAACTCTAAG CGCTTATCTAGAAGACTGTAAATTTGACAGAGAGCGAACAGAACTGTTTTGCACGGAATATCAG aATAATAAGAATTCCCTAGAAACCCTACTGGGAAG TATAGGCAGATCCCTCCCTCATATTACGGATGTTTCTTGGCGCTTGGAATATCAGATAAAG ACCAATCAACTTCATAAGATGTACAGACCTGCATATTTGGTGACCTTAAATGTACAG AACACTGATTCCCAATCCTATCCAGAGATTAGTTTTAGTTGCAGCATGGAACAATTACAG GACTTGGTGGGGAAACTTAAAGATGCTTCGAAAAGCCTGGAAAGAGCAACTCAGTTGTAA
- the COMMD3 gene encoding COMM domain-containing protein 3 isoform X2: MELSESVQKGFQMLADPGSFDSNAFTLLLRAAFQSLLDAQADEAVLVLKMETELWLLSSSSAYLEDCKFDRERTELFCTEYQNNKNSLETLLGSIGRSLPHITDVSWRLEYQIKTNQLHKMYRPAYLVTLNVQNTDSQSYPEISFSCSMEQLQDLVGKLKDASKSLERATQL, from the exons ATGGAGCTCTCGGAGTCTGTGCAGAAAGGCTTCCAGATGCTGGCGGATCCCGGCTCCTTCGACTCGAACGCCTTCACGCTTCTCCTCCGGGCGGCTTTCCAGAGCCTGCTGGACGCCCAGGCGGACGAGGCCGTGTTAG ttttaaaaatggagacGGAACTTTGGCTTTTATCTTCTTCTAGCGCTTATCTAGAAGACTGTAAATTTGACAGAGAGCGAACAGAACTGTTTTGCACGGAATATCAG aATAATAAGAATTCCCTAGAAACCCTACTGGGAAG TATAGGCAGATCCCTCCCTCATATTACGGATGTTTCTTGGCGCTTGGAATATCAGATAAAG ACCAATCAACTTCATAAGATGTACAGACCTGCATATTTGGTGACCTTAAATGTACAG AACACTGATTCCCAATCCTATCCAGAGATTAGTTTTAGTTGCAGCATGGAACAATTACAG GACTTGGTGGGGAAACTTAAAGATGCTTCGAAAAGCCTGGAAAGAGCAACTCAGTTGTAA